One Meles meles chromosome 13, mMelMel3.1 paternal haplotype, whole genome shotgun sequence DNA segment encodes these proteins:
- the COMTD1 gene encoding catechol O-methyltransferase domain-containing protein 1 isoform X1 codes for MIHPAPRLSVPAVLVLGSAALGAAFATGLFLGRRCHPWRSRREKRLLPPEDDPLWQYLLSRSMREHPALRSLRLLTLEQPQGDSMMTCEQAQLLANLARLIKAKKALDLGTFTGYSALALALALPPAGRVVTCEVNPGPPELGRPLWRQAEEEYKIDLRLKPALETLDELLAAGEAGTFDMAVVDADKENCTAYYERCLQLLRPGGVLAVLSVLWRGEVLQPQPRDSEAQCVRNLNERILRDARVHISLLPLGDGLTLAFKI; via the exons ATGATCCATCCCGCACCCCGGCTCTCGGTGCCCGCCGTGCTAGTCCTGGGCTCCGCCGCACTGGGCGCCGCTTTCGCCACCGGCCTCTTCCTGG GAAGACGGTGCCATCCCTGGCGATCCCGGCGAGAGAAGCGCCTGCTGCCTCCTGAAGACGACCCCCTGTGGCAATATCTGCTGAGCCGCTCCATGCGGGAACACCCGGCGCTGCGGAGCCTGCGGCTG CTGACCCTGGAGCAGCCCCAGGGAGATTCGATGATGACCTGTGAGCAGGCCCAGCTTCTGGCCAACCTGGCGCGACTCATCAAGGCCAAGAAAGCACTGGACCTGG GTACTTTCACAGGCTACTCAGCCCTAGCATTGGCCTTAGCGCTGCCCCCGGCCGGACGCGTGGTGACCTGTGAGGTAAATCCGGGGCCCCCGGAGCTGGGACGGCCCCTATGGAGGCAG GCTGAGGAGGAGTACAAGATCGACCTTCGCTTGAAGCCTGCCCTGGAGACACTGG aTGAGCTCCTGGCCGCAGGGGAGGCCGGCACCTTCGACATGGCGGTGGTGGATGCGGACAAGGAGAACTGCACTGCCTACTATGAGCGATGCCTGCAGCTGCTGCGGCCCGGAGGCGTCCTCGCGGTCCTCAGT GTCCTGTGGCGTGGAGAGGTGTTACAGCCTCAACCACGGGACAGCGAGGCCCAGTGTGTACGAAACCTGAATGAGCGCATCCTGCGGGACGCCAGGGTCCACATCAGCCTCCTGCCTCTGGGCGACGGCCTCACCTTAGCCTTCAAGATCTAG
- the COMTD1 gene encoding catechol O-methyltransferase domain-containing protein 1 isoform X2 — MIHPAPRLSVPAVLVLGSAALGAAFATGLFLGRRCHPWRSRREKRLLPPEDDPLWQYLLSRSMREHPALRSLRLLTLEQPQGDSMMTCEQAQLLANLARLIKAKKALDLGTFTGYSALALALALPPAGRVVTCEVNPGPPELGRPLWRQAEEEYKIDLRLKPALETLDELLAAGEAGTFDMAVVDADKENCTAYYERCLQLLRPGGVLAVLSNSA; from the exons ATGATCCATCCCGCACCCCGGCTCTCGGTGCCCGCCGTGCTAGTCCTGGGCTCCGCCGCACTGGGCGCCGCTTTCGCCACCGGCCTCTTCCTGG GAAGACGGTGCCATCCCTGGCGATCCCGGCGAGAGAAGCGCCTGCTGCCTCCTGAAGACGACCCCCTGTGGCAATATCTGCTGAGCCGCTCCATGCGGGAACACCCGGCGCTGCGGAGCCTGCGGCTG CTGACCCTGGAGCAGCCCCAGGGAGATTCGATGATGACCTGTGAGCAGGCCCAGCTTCTGGCCAACCTGGCGCGACTCATCAAGGCCAAGAAAGCACTGGACCTGG GTACTTTCACAGGCTACTCAGCCCTAGCATTGGCCTTAGCGCTGCCCCCGGCCGGACGCGTGGTGACCTGTGAGGTAAATCCGGGGCCCCCGGAGCTGGGACGGCCCCTATGGAGGCAG GCTGAGGAGGAGTACAAGATCGACCTTCGCTTGAAGCCTGCCCTGGAGACACTGG aTGAGCTCCTGGCCGCAGGGGAGGCCGGCACCTTCGACATGGCGGTGGTGGATGCGGACAAGGAGAACTGCACTGCCTACTATGAGCGATGCCTGCAGCTGCTGCGGCCCGGAGGCGTCCTCGCGGTCCTCAGT AACTCAGCTTGA